In Gossypium hirsutum isolate 1008001.06 chromosome D06, Gossypium_hirsutum_v2.1, whole genome shotgun sequence, one genomic interval encodes:
- the LOC107900644 gene encoding uncharacterized protein: MKNTIRCCISCILPCGALDVIRIVHSNGRVEEISGSIKASDIMKAYPKHVLKKPSSSSDDGMVPKIVIVPPDAELQRGKIYFLIPLPSTPDKTRSKTSSTTKKKKRDRLDTTNNNNGGGASSNGRNRQHNHSRSMSNANKNNNTISMSNLLISDQYLSEILSEKLSTQRDRRRGRVGVWRPHLESISESPNDG, encoded by the coding sequence ATGAAGAACACAATCCGGTGCTGCATCTCTTGCATTCTGCCCTGTGGAGCACTCGATGTGATTCGAATAGTACACTCCAATGGCCGCGTTGAAGAAATCAGTGGCTCCATCAAAGCCAGCGACATCATGAAGGCTTACCCTAAACACGTTCTAAAGAAGCCTTCCTCTTCTTCCGATGATGGGATGGTCCCAAAAATCGTCATCGTCCCACCCGACGCCGAACTTCAACGTGGCAAGATTTATTTCCTAATACCACTCCCTTCAACACCCGATAAAACCCGTTCCAAAACTTCCTCAACAAccaagaagaaaaaaagagacaGGCTTGACACCACCAACAACAACAACGGCGGCGGCGCCAGCAGCAACGGCCGCAACCGCCAGCATAATCACAGCCGAAGCATGAGCAACGCCAACAAGAACAACAACACAATTTCAATGTCGAATCTTTTGATATCGGATCAGTATTTAAGTGAGATACTTTCAGAGAAACTATCAACGCAAAGGGATCGAAGAAGAGGCCGAGTTGGGGTGTGGAGACCACACTTAGAGAGCATCTCCGAATCTCCAAACGATGGATGA